A genomic window from Microvirga sp. TS319 includes:
- a CDS encoding SDR family NAD(P)-dependent oxidoreductase: MTAIPSVLITGASTGIGAAYAERFARRGHDLVLVARDKARMEALAARLREESGVAIDIIQADLTRADELARVETRLRDDRRIGILVNNAGASVGGSFIEQTTDDVARIVALNTTALLRLASAVAPRFAQAGEGAIINIGSVVGLAPEFGMTVYGATKAFVLFLSQGLSLELTPRGVYVQAVLPAATRTEIWERSGTDVNTLPAVMEVDELVDAALVGFDRRESVTIPPLPDAGQWDALQAARQVMIPGFAQVHAAERYRTAA; encoded by the coding sequence ATGACCGCCATTCCGTCAGTCCTCATCACCGGCGCCTCCACCGGCATCGGAGCCGCCTATGCTGAGCGCTTCGCGCGCCGGGGGCACGACCTCGTGCTGGTTGCCCGTGACAAGGCGCGAATGGAGGCTCTCGCGGCCCGTCTGCGCGAGGAAAGCGGCGTGGCTATCGACATTATCCAGGCCGATCTTACCAGGGCCGACGAGCTTGCGAGGGTAGAGACGCGGCTGCGCGACGACCGTCGTATCGGAATTCTTGTCAACAACGCCGGGGCGAGCGTGGGCGGAAGCTTCATCGAGCAGACGACCGATGACGTCGCGCGGATCGTCGCCCTCAACACGACGGCGCTTCTCCGGCTCGCCAGCGCTGTCGCTCCACGTTTTGCGCAGGCTGGTGAGGGCGCGATCATCAACATCGGCTCCGTGGTCGGTCTGGCCCCGGAGTTCGGCATGACGGTCTACGGTGCGACCAAAGCGTTCGTGTTGTTCCTCTCGCAGGGGCTTAGTCTCGAACTGACGCCTAGGGGCGTCTACGTTCAAGCGGTGCTTCCCGCGGCGACACGCACGGAGATCTGGGAGCGCTCCGGCACCGACGTCAATACGCTTCCCGCGGTGATGGAGGTGGACGAGCTGGTGGATGCAGCACTCGTCGGCTTCGACCGTCGTGAAAGCGTGACCATCCCGCCGCTTCCCGACGCCGGGCAGTGGGACGCGCTTCAGGCCGCGCGCCAAGTCATGATCCCAGGATTTGCCCAGGTCCATGCAGCAGAGCGCTATCGCACAGCGGCCTAG
- a CDS encoding IS91 family transposase, which yields MRRPSLEVADIFHRHGAAWRAAQAGHLSLGQIKVMAASEACRTAALGGHVEACEACEACGHVRVAYNSCRNRHCPKCQGAAARDGLAAREADLLPVGYFHVVFTLPARLAAIAWHNKAVIYDLLFKAASETMLTIAADPKHLGARIGLTAVLHTWGSAMTHHPHVHMIVPGGGFSLDGKRWVACRPGFLLPVRVLARLFLSKLADAHAAGHLRFFGDHEGLSDRRAFASFLAPLHRTNWVVYAKPPFAGPEAVLAYLSRYTHRVAIANSRLISLDERGVAFRCKDYRRNGAERYQVMTLDAGEFIRRFLLHVLPKGFHRIRHYGLLASAGRKANILRARALLARPEPEADCTDTDKAGTAPTDTRPRCPCCGGRMIVLETFARGHQARAPPWTQTP from the coding sequence GTGCGCCGCCCGTCGCTCGAGGTCGCCGATATTTTCCATCGCCATGGCGCCGCCTGGCGTGCGGCCCAGGCCGGCCATCTCAGTCTGGGCCAGATCAAAGTGATGGCGGCGAGCGAAGCCTGCCGCACCGCAGCCCTCGGCGGCCATGTCGAGGCCTGCGAGGCCTGCGAGGCCTGCGGCCATGTCCGCGTCGCCTACAATTCCTGTCGCAACCGACACTGCCCCAAGTGTCAGGGCGCCGCGGCCCGGGACGGGCTCGCCGCGCGCGAAGCCGATCTGCTGCCGGTTGGCTACTTCCACGTCGTGTTCACGCTGCCGGCCCGGTTGGCCGCCATCGCCTGGCACAACAAGGCCGTGATCTATGATCTGCTGTTCAAGGCCGCCTCCGAGACGATGCTGACCATCGCCGCCGATCCGAAGCATCTCGGCGCCCGCATCGGTCTTACCGCCGTGCTCCATACGTGGGGCTCGGCCATGACCCACCACCCGCATGTCCACATGATCGTGCCCGGCGGCGGCTTCTCGCTCGACGGCAAGCGATGGGTGGCGTGCCGGCCCGGCTTCCTCCTGCCCGTGCGCGTGCTCGCGCGGCTGTTCCTGTCAAAGCTCGCCGACGCCCATGCGGCCGGGCATCTCCGGTTCTTCGGCGATCATGAGGGCCTCAGCGACCGCCGCGCCTTTGCCAGCTTCCTGGCGCCCCTGCACCGGACGAACTGGGTCGTCTACGCCAAGCCTCCCTTCGCAGGACCTGAGGCTGTCTTGGCCTATCTGTCGCGCTACACCCACCGCGTCGCGATCGCCAACTCTCGGCTGATCTCGCTCGACGAGAGAGGTGTCGCCTTCCGTTGCAAGGACTATCGCCGCAACGGCGCTGAGCGCTACCAGGTCATGACGCTCGATGCGGGCGAGTTCATCCGGCGGTTTCTGCTCCACGTGCTGCCCAAGGGTTTCCACCGCATTCGCCATTACGGCCTTCTCGCCAGCGCCGGCCGCAAGGCCAACATCCTGCGGGCCCGCGCCTTGCTCGCCAGGCCGGAGCCTGAAGCCGACTGCACTGATACGGACAAGGCTGGCACCGCGCCCACGGACACGAGGCCGCGCTGCCCATGCTGCGGCGGCCGCATGATCGTCCTCGAAACATTCGCGCGCGGCCACCAAGCCCGCGCCCCGCCCTGGACACAAACGCCATGA
- a CDS encoding DUF2147 domain-containing protein: MRILKHSAVVALTMVAALTSSAARADNASPVGLWRNVDDVSGKPRALVRITEANGTLQGKIEKVFLAPNESPTCTKCEGALKNAPVIGLVILSGLKEDGAEYTGGQILDPDSGKVYSSKIHLTDGGKKLNVRGYIGVSMLGRSQMWVRQE; this comes from the coding sequence ATGCGTATTCTGAAACATTCGGCCGTTGTCGCGCTCACCATGGTCGCGGCACTCACGTCCTCGGCAGCGCGGGCGGACAACGCCTCGCCAGTTGGCTTGTGGAGGAACGTCGACGACGTCAGCGGCAAGCCGAGGGCGCTGGTCCGCATCACGGAAGCGAACGGCACTCTGCAGGGCAAGATCGAAAAAGTCTTCCTTGCCCCGAACGAAAGTCCGACCTGTACAAAGTGCGAAGGCGCCTTAAAGAATGCGCCCGTCATCGGTCTGGTGATCCTGTCCGGCCTGAAGGAGGACGGCGCCGAATATACCGGCGGCCAAATCCTCGATCCCGACAGCGGCAAGGTCTACAGCAGCAAAATCCATCTGACGGACGGCGGCAAGAAGCTCAACGTGCGCGGCTACATTGGTGTCTCAATGCTCGGTCGCTCGCAGATGTGGGTGCGTCAGGAATAA
- a CDS encoding PsiF family protein yields MEETMTKALAAAFVLMMCAGSAMAAEASCTAQATEKKLAGAAKTSFMTKCENDMKASCDTQASEKKLSGAAKTSFTSKCVKDSVGM; encoded by the coding sequence GTGGAGGAGACGATGACGAAAGCCCTCGCAGCAGCGTTCGTGCTGATGATGTGTGCTGGTAGCGCCATGGCCGCCGAGGCCTCGTGCACCGCTCAGGCGACCGAGAAGAAGCTTGCCGGTGCCGCCAAGACCAGCTTCATGACCAAGTGCGAGAACGACATGAAGGCATCCTGTGACACACAGGCGTCCGAAAAGAAGCTGAGCGGCGCAGCCAAGACCAGCTTCACCAGCAAGTGCGTCAAGGATTCGGTCGGAATGTGA
- a CDS encoding TetR/AcrR family transcriptional regulator: MKVSREQMVENRRRILDAASRLFRAKGFDAVSVAEVMKAAGLTHGGFYGHFSSKDDLVAQTLAHVLAADAGGGGDLRPYLDAYLSPRHRDNAADGCPTAGLAADIRHQTAAARVAMTEGLRSQIDRISEALPGVSPADRRRAAIGSWAAMVGAVILARAIDDPALSDEVLEQTRAWIDAGISPASAS; encoded by the coding sequence ATGAAGGTCAGTCGCGAGCAGATGGTGGAGAATCGTCGCCGGATCCTGGATGCGGCCAGCCGGCTGTTCCGTGCGAAGGGATTCGACGCGGTCAGCGTGGCCGAAGTGATGAAAGCCGCGGGCCTCACCCATGGCGGCTTCTATGGCCATTTCAGCTCGAAGGACGACCTGGTGGCCCAGACCCTTGCCCATGTCCTCGCCGCAGACGCCGGCGGAGGAGGCGATCTTCGCCCCTATCTTGACGCCTACCTTTCACCCCGGCATCGCGACAACGCCGCTGATGGTTGCCCCACGGCCGGTCTGGCCGCGGACATCCGCCACCAGACTGCGGCGGCACGCGTGGCCATGACAGAGGGTCTTCGGTCGCAGATCGACCGCATCAGCGAGGCGCTCCCGGGGGTCAGCCCGGCAGACAGGCGCCGCGCGGCAATCGGAAGCTGGGCGGCGATGGTGGGGGCAGTGATCCTCGCCCGGGCGATCGACGACCCAGCGCTTTCGGATGAGGTCCTGGAACAGACGCGTGCCTGGATCGACGCTGGGATCAGCCCGGCGTCTGCCAGCTAG
- a CDS encoding tyrosine-type recombinase/integrase, translated as MIVHPSPSSGTALRQRMIEDMTVRGFTAKTQHGYIRYVKTFAAFLGRSPDTATAEDLRRFQLHQTQAGLQPPGINSAVAALRFFFTVTLDRPDLARRLALVRQPRTLPLVLSLEEVTRLLEAAPGPKYRAALGTAYGAGLRVSEIVSLKVTDIDSTRMLIRVEQGKGRKDRHAMLSPQLLGLLRAWWREGRRRGLMLPQGWLFPGRNPVTPLSTRQVNRAVHAAAQAAGIQKRVTPHTLRHSFATHLLEQDIDIRVIQVLLGHAKLETTALYARVATTTIRTVMSPLDRIWLGPQDAARPDG; from the coding sequence ATGATCGTCCACCCGTCGCCTTCGTCCGGCACCGCCTTGCGCCAGCGCATGATCGAGGACATGACCGTGCGCGGCTTCACCGCGAAGACCCAGCATGGCTACATCCGCTATGTGAAGACCTTCGCCGCCTTCCTCGGCCGCTCGCCCGACACGGCCACCGCCGAGGACCTGCGCCGGTTCCAATTGCATCAGACGCAGGCCGGCCTCCAGCCTCCAGGCATCAACAGCGCCGTCGCGGCGCTGCGCTTCTTCTTCACCGTGACGCTGGACCGGCCCGATCTCGCCCGCCGTCTCGCGCTCGTCCGCCAGCCGCGCACGCTGCCGCTGGTGCTCAGCCTCGAGGAGGTGACGCGGCTGCTCGAAGCGGCGCCAGGGCCGAAGTACAGGGCCGCGCTGGGCACGGCCTATGGCGCCGGACTGCGCGTCTCCGAGATCGTGTCGCTCAAGGTGACCGACATCGATAGCACGCGCATGCTGATCCGGGTCGAGCAGGGCAAGGGCCGCAAGGACCGCCATGCCATGCTGTCGCCGCAACTGCTCGGGCTCCTGCGCGCCTGGTGGCGGGAGGGACGCCGCCGCGGCCTGATGCTGCCCCAGGGCTGGCTGTTTCCGGGCCGCAATCCGGTCACGCCATTGTCGACCCGTCAGGTGAACCGCGCCGTCCACGCCGCGGCCCAAGCCGCCGGGATCCAGAAGCGGGTGACGCCGCACACCCTGCGCCACAGCTTCGCCACGCATCTGCTGGAGCAGGACATCGACATTCGCGTCATCCAGGTCCTGCTCGGCCATGCCAAGCTCGAGACCACCGCGCTCTATGCCCGCGTCGCCACCACGACGATCCGCACTGTCATGAGCCCGCTCGACCGGATCTGGCTTGGGCCGCAGGACGCGGCAAGGCCGGACGGATGA
- a CDS encoding alkene reductase, translating into MTNNTLFEPYTLGSLTLRNRIVMAPLTRNRAGPGFVPGDLAAEYYSQRASAGLLISEATQISQQGQGYQDTPGIYSQAQIDGWRKVTDAVHAKDGRIFLQLWHVGRVSHVDLQEGGAAPVAPSAIRAATKTFVNDAFVDVSEPRALELDELPGIVNDFRQAAANALAAGFDGVEIHGANGYLLDQFAKDGANVRTDAYGGSVENRARLMLEVTAAVVDEIGAERTGIRISPVAPANGVSSSAPQAQFDYIVDQLDALGIVYIHVVEGATGGPRDIAPFDFGSLRRRFNNTYIANNGYDLELAASRLAEGKADLFAFGRPFIANPDLVERLKTRAPLAEFNPATLYGGGSAGYTDYPAIAASSRP; encoded by the coding sequence ATGACCAACAATACGCTGTTCGAGCCCTATACCCTCGGCTCGCTGACGCTCCGCAATCGGATCGTCATGGCGCCCCTCACGCGCAATCGCGCTGGCCCGGGCTTCGTCCCGGGCGATCTCGCCGCGGAGTATTACAGCCAGCGCGCCTCGGCCGGGCTGCTGATTTCCGAAGCCACGCAGATCTCGCAGCAGGGACAGGGCTATCAGGACACGCCCGGCATCTACTCTCAGGCGCAGATCGACGGCTGGCGCAAGGTCACCGACGCCGTGCACGCCAAGGATGGCCGGATCTTCCTGCAGCTCTGGCATGTTGGCCGCGTCTCGCACGTCGACCTGCAGGAGGGCGGCGCCGCGCCCGTCGCGCCCTCGGCGATCCGGGCCGCGACCAAGACGTTCGTGAACGACGCCTTCGTTGACGTGTCGGAGCCCCGCGCGCTGGAGCTCGACGAGCTTCCGGGGATCGTGAACGATTTCCGACAAGCGGCCGCGAACGCCCTTGCCGCCGGTTTCGATGGCGTCGAGATTCACGGGGCCAACGGCTATCTGCTCGACCAGTTCGCCAAGGACGGCGCCAATGTCCGCACGGACGCCTACGGCGGTTCTGTCGAGAACCGCGCCCGCCTGATGCTGGAGGTCACGGCTGCAGTCGTTGACGAGATCGGAGCCGAGCGCACCGGCATCCGGATTTCGCCCGTCGCGCCCGCCAACGGCGTCTCGAGCAGCGCCCCCCAGGCGCAGTTCGACTATATCGTCGATCAACTCGACGCCTTGGGCATCGTCTACATTCATGTCGTGGAGGGCGCCACGGGCGGACCGCGCGATATCGCGCCGTTCGACTTCGGATCGCTCCGCCGGCGCTTCAACAACACCTATATCGCCAACAACGGCTATGACCTTGAGCTCGCGGCGTCGCGGCTCGCCGAGGGCAAGGCGGACCTGTTCGCCTTCGGGCGCCCGTTCATCGCCAATCCCGACCTTGTGGAACGGCTGAAGACGCGCGCGCCGCTGGCGGAGTTCAACCCGGCGACTCTCTATGGCGGTGGCTCCGCCGGCTACACCGACTATCCCGCGATCGCCGCCTCAAGCCGCCCATAA